The genomic segment AAGTGTTGCCGAATCTCGTTCTCTACGAGGAAGAGTTTAACCTTGTCACGGAAGTGATCGGTCGCCTTGTGTCCAGCGCCAACGCCAAGGTTGTTTTTCTCGTGGATAAAAACGGTCAGCTCATCACAAGTGCGGGGCATACCGAGGGGATTGATACGACCTCTCTCGCATCCCTGACGGCTGGTAATATCGCCGCAACAGGCGGGTTGGCCAAGCTTATCGGTGAGAAGGAGTTTTCCATCCTCTTTCATGAGGGTGAGAAGGACAATATCCACATTTCGATTATTGGGCACAGGGTGATCCTGGTGGTCATCTTCGATGAGAAAAGCTCCCTTGGCCTTGTGCG from the bacterium genome contains:
- a CDS encoding roadblock/LC7 domain-containing protein, which produces MLPNLVLYEEEFNLVTEVIGRLVSSANAKVVFLVDKNGQLITSAGHTEGIDTTSLASLTAGNIAATGGLAKLIGEKEFSILFHEGEKDNIHISIIGHRVILVVIFDEKSSLGLVRLRVKKSGEELEKHFAEIDKKAGTDTSGLGVDSPFAEITDDDIENLFS